In one window of Lewinella sp. 4G2 DNA:
- a CDS encoding BlaI/MecI/CopY family transcriptional regulator, with the protein MADNYLPSDAELALLQALWEGPESTVQEVHDWGKRTGREVGYTTVLTQLQRMHRKGLVSRKRDGKQHRYSAVTDRATTEAALVEKLSRTAFAGSPIRLAIRALGNDKPTAEELNELERWIASQKDQP; encoded by the coding sequence ATGGCTGATAACTATTTACCCTCCGACGCCGAGTTAGCCCTCCTCCAAGCCCTGTGGGAGGGGCCTGAATCGACCGTACAGGAAGTCCACGATTGGGGCAAGCGTACCGGACGCGAAGTAGGCTACACCACCGTCCTCACCCAATTGCAACGGATGCACCGCAAGGGTCTCGTTTCGCGTAAGCGGGACGGAAAGCAACATCGTTACTCCGCCGTAACCGACCGGGCAACTACCGAAGCGGCGCTCGTGGAGAAGCTTTCCCGCACGGCCTTTGCAGGCTCTCCCATTCGGCTGGCCATCCGGGCCTTAGGTAATGACAAGCCAACGGCGGAAGAGCTCAACGAACTGGAGCGTTGGATCGCCTCGCAAAAAGATCAGCCATGA
- a CDS encoding M56 family metallopeptidase, protein MNALLTSPLLEGLATSLLHSIWIFTLLIGSGYLLSGLSKTAAGRHSVYVATLVSLPLVFGVVFLSAWWSAAEAWSEAALLTESVGREATLTLTSNLEKLGLNLRAGWQEYLSIIYLAGLLIYLSHGAYRYWQTILARRGGLLPLPASRLAFTDLKAKMGVSPEIRWQLSNRVLEVLTVGIFRPVILFPVGLLNNLTEEEVLAVLRHELMHIRRNDPVWNAVQELTVRLFFYHPLVHWLSSQIDLEREYACDDAVTPHTGKAVYARALLRVAQFSLSPKQPFTMAATDQQTFTQRIQRLFSPKSAAAPFTGFTRRRSFLLAALAIVPLCLTLAYGSTGPKQELLTALPTTGASPMAERVLTGTIVDGTTKKPLIGAVIVVKDTEVGSITDFDGNFSIRIPDGDQKLVISYVGYETLELSAPTENSATNVFMFPEEEGAGSGSATFTPSDGSAITIKTTPNSSEEPSMQGILWVVDGKMIDAAEGKKIQPDEIESIDVIKGKDKVKALGFGTDHDRAILIKLKQ, encoded by the coding sequence ATGAATGCACTCCTCACCTCCCCCCTCCTGGAGGGGCTGGCCACCAGCCTGCTCCACTCAATCTGGATCTTCACCCTCTTGATTGGAAGTGGCTACCTGCTCTCAGGGCTGTCCAAGACGGCAGCGGGACGCCACTCGGTTTACGTGGCTACGCTCGTGAGTCTCCCCCTCGTTTTCGGCGTAGTATTCCTTTCGGCGTGGTGGTCCGCAGCGGAAGCCTGGTCGGAAGCAGCCCTGTTGACGGAAAGCGTAGGCAGGGAAGCCACCCTAACCTTGACGAGCAATCTGGAAAAGCTCGGCCTGAATTTGCGGGCTGGTTGGCAAGAATATTTATCGATCATTTACCTGGCAGGTTTATTGATCTACCTGAGCCACGGGGCTTACCGTTACTGGCAGACCATTCTGGCCAGGCGCGGAGGCTTACTGCCCCTGCCAGCGTCCCGGCTTGCCTTTACGGATTTGAAAGCAAAAATGGGCGTCAGCCCGGAAATCCGCTGGCAACTTAGCAACCGGGTACTGGAAGTGTTGACGGTTGGCATCTTTCGCCCCGTGATCCTCTTCCCGGTTGGCCTGCTGAATAACCTCACGGAAGAGGAAGTACTGGCCGTCCTCCGGCACGAGCTGATGCACATTCGCCGGAACGACCCGGTCTGGAATGCCGTCCAGGAACTGACCGTCAGGTTATTCTTCTACCATCCGCTGGTCCACTGGTTATCCAGCCAAATCGATCTTGAACGCGAGTACGCTTGTGACGACGCCGTCACACCCCACACGGGGAAGGCCGTTTACGCCCGGGCGCTCTTGCGCGTAGCACAATTTTCTTTATCTCCTAAACAACCCTTTACCATGGCCGCAACCGACCAACAAACCTTTACCCAGCGCATTCAGCGCTTATTCTCGCCGAAGAGCGCTGCCGCACCCTTCACCGGCTTCACCCGCCGCCGCTCCTTCCTACTCGCGGCGCTGGCCATCGTCCCGCTTTGCCTTACCCTTGCTTATGGTTCTACCGGGCCCAAGCAAGAGTTACTGACGGCCCTCCCGACTACGGGTGCCTCGCCAATGGCGGAACGGGTCCTCACCGGTACGATAGTCGACGGTACCACCAAGAAGCCGCTCATTGGGGCTGTCATCGTAGTAAAAGACACTGAGGTGGGGAGCATCACAGACTTTGACGGTAATTTCTCCATCCGCATCCCAGATGGCGACCAGAAACTGGTCATCTCTTACGTGGGCTACGAAACGTTGGAGTTGTCGGCTCCAACGGAGAATTCCGCTACGAATGTCTTCATGTTTCCGGAGGAAGAGGGTGCCGGTTCGGGAAGTGCCACGTTCACTCCAAGTGATGGGTCAGCCATCACAATCAAAACCACGCCCAACAGTTCGGAAGAGCCATCAATGCAGGGTATCCTCTGGGTAGTAGACGGCAAAATGATTGACGCCGCGGAAGGGAAGAAGATCCAGCCCGACGAGATTGAGAGCATCGACGTCATCAAGGGCAAGGACAAAGTCAAGGCGCTCGGTTTTGGCACCGACCACGACAGAGCCATCCTGATCAAACTAAAGCAGTAG